The following proteins are encoded in a genomic region of Herminiimonas arsenicoxydans:
- the hscB gene encoding Co-chaperone protein HscB (Hsc20) (Evidence 2b : Function of strongly homologous gene; PubMedId : 10393315, 97289991, 10869428, 11124030, 8134349, 8300516, 9144776, 9300502; Product type s : structure), whose amino-acid sequence MQNHFDLFQLPQRFSIDARALDQAYHEVQNQVHPDKFASAPDAEKRVAMQWATRANEAYTTLKNPFKRAAYLCELNGVDLQVESNTAMPLAFLMQQMEWREALDDARARKNRDELEALDTAIRTARKTSLEEIGVLLDGDDFAGAAGLVRQLMFLEKFSAEVSHALDVLPD is encoded by the coding sequence ATGCAAAATCACTTTGATCTTTTTCAGTTGCCGCAACGTTTTTCAATCGATGCACGTGCGCTCGACCAGGCTTATCACGAGGTCCAGAATCAGGTACACCCGGACAAGTTTGCCAGTGCGCCGGACGCAGAGAAGCGGGTCGCCATGCAATGGGCCACGCGCGCGAATGAGGCATACACGACACTGAAAAATCCGTTCAAGCGTGCTGCTTACCTATGCGAACTGAACGGTGTTGATCTGCAAGTCGAATCCAATACGGCGATGCCGCTGGCATTCCTGATGCAGCAGATGGAATGGCGCGAAGCGCTCGACGATGCGCGCGCCCGAAAGAATAGAGATGAGCTGGAAGCGCTGGATACGGCCATCCGTACTGCACGCAAGACCAGCCTGGAAGAAATCGGCGTACTGCTGGATGGCGATGATTTTGCCGGTGCTGCCGGCCTGGTGCGGCAACTGATGTTTCTGGAAAAATTTTCCGCTGAGGTGTCACATGCGCTGGATGTGCTGCCGGACTAG
- the iscA gene encoding Iron-binding protein iscA (Iron-sulfur cluster assembly protein) (Evidence 2a : Function of homologous gene experimentally demonstrated in an other organism; PubMedId : 14720122; Product type cp : cell process), which yields MAITLTEKAAKHINRYMERRGKGIGLRFGVRTTGCSGLAYKLEYVDESASEDSVFESHGVKVFVDPKSLPYIDGTELDFAREGLNEGFKFHNPNVKDECGCGESFRI from the coding sequence ATGGCTATTACACTGACTGAAAAAGCGGCGAAACATATCAACCGCTATATGGAACGGCGCGGCAAGGGCATAGGCCTGCGCTTCGGCGTGCGCACGACCGGTTGTTCCGGCCTGGCCTACAAGCTGGAATATGTGGACGAAAGTGCGAGCGAAGACAGCGTGTTCGAATCGCATGGCGTCAAGGTATTCGTCGATCCGAAAAGTCTGCCGTATATCGATGGCACCGAGCTCGATTTCGCACGCGAAGGCTTGAATGAAGGTTTCAAGTTCCACAACCCCAACGTCAAGGACGAATGCGGTTGCGGTGAGAGTTTCCGTATTTGA
- the iscU gene encoding FeS cluster assembly scaffold IscU (Evidence 2a : Function of homologous gene experimentally demonstrated in an other organism; PubMedId : 10393315, 11994302, 15153099; Product type cp : cell process) gives MAYSDKVLDHYENPRNVGAFDKGDETIGTGMVGAPACGDVMKLQIKVGADGVIEDAKFKTYGCGSAIASSSLVTEWVKGKTLDQALSIKNTQIAEELALPPVKIHCSILAEDAIKAAVLDYKTKHGVAEAEKAV, from the coding sequence ATGGCTTACTCAGACAAAGTTCTCGATCACTACGAAAATCCGCGCAACGTAGGCGCGTTTGACAAGGGTGATGAAACAATCGGTACCGGCATGGTCGGTGCGCCGGCTTGCGGCGACGTGATGAAATTGCAGATCAAGGTCGGCGCCGATGGCGTGATCGAGGATGCAAAATTCAAAACCTACGGTTGCGGTTCGGCGATTGCATCGTCTTCGCTGGTGACTGAATGGGTCAAGGGCAAGACGCTGGATCAGGCGCTGTCGATCAAGAATACGCAAATTGCCGAAGAGCTGGCTTTGCCGCCGGTGAAAATTCACTGCTCGATTCTGGCAGAAGATGCGATCAAGGCAGCCGTGCTGGATTACAAAACCAAGCATGGCGTGGCGGAAGCTGAAAAAGCAGTTTGA
- the iscS gene encoding Cysteine desulfurase (Evidence 2a : Function of homologous gene experimentally demonstrated in an other organism; PubMedId : 10393315, 12549933, 12860127, 20068850, 20206733, 20245547, 20347927; Product type e : enzyme): MNAPLDKSLLDTIKAPHFPIYMDYSATTPIDPRVADKMIPYLREQFGNPASRSHMYGWTAEKAVEDAREQVAKLVNADPREIIWTSGATEGNNLALKGAAQFYKTKGKHIITVKTEHKAVLDTVRELERQGFEATYLQPQDNGLITIEQLAEAIRPDTILVSVMLVNNEIGVIQPIDEIGELCRSKGIIFHCDAAQATGKVKIDLEKSKVDLMTFTAHKTYGPKGIGALYVRRKPRIRIEAQMHGGGHERGLRSGTLATHQIVGMGEAFRIAREEMDEEIVRITALRDRLAKGLMDMEEVYINGDMDHRVPHNLNVSFNYVEGESLIMAIKDLAVSSGSACTSASLEPSYVLRALGRSDELAHSSIRFTFGRFTTEEDVDFTIKLIKEKVAKLRELSPLWDMYKDGIDISTIQWAAH; the protein is encoded by the coding sequence ATGAATGCCCCGTTAGATAAAAGTCTGCTTGATACGATCAAGGCGCCGCACTTTCCAATTTACATGGATTACTCGGCGACGACGCCTATCGATCCACGGGTTGCCGACAAGATGATTCCGTACCTGCGCGAGCAGTTCGGTAATCCTGCATCGCGCAGCCATATGTATGGCTGGACGGCGGAAAAAGCGGTAGAAGATGCACGTGAACAGGTTGCCAAGCTGGTCAATGCCGATCCGCGCGAAATCATCTGGACTTCCGGCGCGACTGAAGGCAACAACCTGGCGCTCAAAGGCGCTGCGCAATTCTATAAGACCAAGGGCAAGCACATCATTACGGTGAAGACTGAGCACAAGGCCGTGCTGGATACCGTGCGTGAACTGGAGCGCCAGGGTTTTGAAGCAACGTATCTGCAGCCGCAAGACAATGGCTTGATCACGATCGAGCAATTGGCTGAAGCAATTCGCCCAGACACGATTCTGGTGTCGGTCATGCTGGTCAACAATGAAATCGGGGTGATTCAGCCTATCGACGAAATCGGTGAATTGTGCCGCAGCAAGGGCATCATTTTCCATTGCGATGCTGCGCAGGCAACCGGCAAAGTGAAGATCGATCTGGAAAAATCCAAAGTCGACCTGATGACATTTACCGCGCACAAAACCTACGGCCCGAAAGGCATAGGCGCCTTGTATGTGCGCCGCAAACCGCGCATCCGTATCGAAGCGCAAATGCACGGTGGTGGCCATGAGCGCGGCTTGCGTTCCGGCACGCTGGCAACGCATCAGATCGTCGGCATGGGCGAAGCCTTCCGCATCGCGCGTGAAGAAATGGACGAAGAAATCGTTCGCATCACCGCATTGCGTGATCGTCTGGCCAAAGGCCTGATGGATATGGAAGAGGTCTATATCAACGGCGATATGGATCACCGCGTACCGCACAACCTGAACGTCAGCTTCAACTATGTTGAAGGCGAGTCGCTGATCATGGCGATCAAGGATCTGGCTGTTTCTTCAGGTTCGGCTTGTACTTCGGCCAGTCTGGAACCATCTTATGTATTGAGAGCGCTGGGTCGCAGCGATGAATTGGCGCACAGCTCGATTCGCTTTACTTTCGGTCGCTTCACGACGGAAGAGGACGTGGATTTCACGATCAAGCTGATCAAGGAAAAAGTCGCCAAGCTGCGCGAGTTGTCGCCGCTGTGGGATATGTATAAAGACGGGATCGATATCAGCACGATCCAATGGGCAGCGCACTAA
- the iscR gene encoding Iron-sulfur cluster assembly transcription factor IscR (Evidence 2b : Function of strongly homologous gene; PubMedId : 10393315, 11742080; Product type r : regulator), which translates to MRLTTKGRFAVTAMIDLALRQDNGPVTLAGISQRQEISLSYLEQLFGKLRRHEIVESVRGPGGGYNLARRAEDVTVADIIIAVDEPLDATQCGGKENCHSPEHEHGGRCMTHDLWATLNAKMVDYLDSVSLKDLVDQQKQKVSEQCVVVVHRNHAAV; encoded by the coding sequence ATGCGATTGACGACTAAAGGCCGCTTTGCCGTGACAGCAATGATTGACTTGGCATTGCGCCAGGACAATGGTCCTGTCACGCTCGCTGGTATCAGTCAGCGGCAGGAAATTTCCCTGTCGTATCTTGAGCAGTTGTTCGGCAAGTTGCGTCGCCATGAAATCGTGGAGTCGGTACGCGGGCCGGGCGGTGGCTATAACCTGGCACGTCGGGCTGAAGATGTGACGGTGGCCGACATTATTATTGCAGTTGATGAACCCCTGGATGCCACACAGTGCGGCGGCAAGGAAAATTGCCACAGCCCTGAGCATGAACATGGCGGTCGTTGCATGACGCATGACCTGTGGGCAACATTGAATGCGAAAATGGTGGATTATCTCGATTCAGTCTCTTTAAAAGATTTGGTTGACCAGCAAAAACAAAAGGTTTCCGAGCAATGCGTGGTGGTTGTCCATCGTAATCACGCCGCCGTTTGA
- a CDS encoding Putative transcriptional regulator (Evidence 3 : Function proposed based on presence of conserved amino acid motif, structural feature or limited homology; Product type pr : putative regulator), with product MATRISKTPQSPTQKADKKRIEVLKAAGKCFRKTGFHQTSMQQICAETGLGPGAVYRYFTGKEAIIEAMVEEERRQARAMLLQMRDAASIQQALSTATRLFAERYRAGSDASLMTEVYAEGMRSKRVGTVLRKIEAEWIMGLSNLLRIAQARGQIDASLDAAQTALFLTGMWDGMVIRQHFHAHDDPQALPIFFETMIARLLAKDNKVAGKPLTTPPLENSLFAEELKKRAESEDLRQLSLI from the coding sequence ATGGCCACACGCATTTCCAAGACCCCGCAGTCTCCCACCCAAAAAGCCGATAAAAAACGGATCGAAGTTCTCAAGGCCGCAGGTAAATGCTTCCGCAAAACCGGCTTTCATCAAACCTCCATGCAGCAAATTTGCGCCGAAACCGGCCTCGGCCCGGGTGCCGTCTATCGTTATTTCACAGGCAAGGAAGCCATCATTGAAGCGATGGTGGAAGAAGAACGGCGGCAAGCGCGCGCCATGCTATTGCAAATGCGCGATGCCGCATCCATACAACAGGCATTGAGTACAGCCACGCGGCTATTTGCCGAACGCTATCGCGCCGGCAGTGACGCCAGCCTGATGACGGAAGTCTATGCGGAAGGCATGCGCAGCAAGCGCGTAGGCACAGTGCTGCGCAAGATAGAGGCGGAATGGATCATGGGCTTGAGCAATCTGTTACGCATCGCGCAAGCGCGTGGACAGATTGACGCGTCGCTGGATGCGGCGCAAACAGCGCTGTTCCTGACGGGAATGTGGGATGGCATGGTGATCCGCCAGCATTTTCATGCGCACGACGATCCGCAGGCGTTACCAATTTTTTTTGAAACAATGATTGCGCGACTGCTGGCAAAAGACAACAAGGTCGCCGGCAAACCGCTCACCACACCACCGCTGGAAAATTCACTGTTTGCCGAGGAACTGAAAAAGCGTGCCGAGTCTGAAGATTTGCGTCAGCTCAGCCTGATTTAA
- a CDS encoding Putative uracil DNA glycosylase (Evidence 3 : Function proposed based on presence of conserved amino acid motif, structural feature or limited homology; Product type pe : putative enzyme) has translation MSHTIPPSFIAMLDAADASWRPILRAGLDAVHKTSPDYLPALAADEYLPNGGRLFAAFAQPLDAVDYVLVGEGPYPRAVSATGVCFMDGAVSSLWSEKGLSKQVNRATSLRNFMKMLLVADGQLAIEQTTGDALAGVSGKAQAAPASIIQTLPELQANLTRHGFLLLNAALVFRPHVPPVKEARAWLPFLQTVLAALADHAEDAGKTPPTLVLWGKIAVQLEAFPESARFPKKVSEHPYNLSFIGNQVMQNLFGDMQLLKKNSA, from the coding sequence ATGTCGCACACTATTCCACCATCTTTTATTGCCATGCTGGATGCCGCAGATGCATCGTGGCGCCCGATTTTGCGGGCTGGCCTCGATGCAGTCCACAAGACTTCGCCGGATTATTTGCCGGCATTGGCGGCGGATGAGTATTTGCCGAATGGCGGCCGACTGTTTGCCGCTTTCGCGCAGCCGCTGGATGCGGTGGATTATGTGCTGGTGGGGGAAGGGCCGTATCCGCGTGCAGTCAGTGCGACCGGCGTCTGTTTCATGGATGGCGCAGTCAGTTCCCTGTGGTCGGAAAAAGGTTTGTCCAAGCAGGTCAATCGTGCGACCTCGTTGCGTAATTTCATGAAGATGCTGCTGGTGGCTGACGGTCAACTGGCGATAGAGCAGACGACAGGCGATGCGCTGGCTGGTGTCTCCGGCAAGGCGCAGGCGGCGCCTGCATCGATCATACAAACCTTGCCCGAGTTGCAGGCCAATCTGACCCGACATGGTTTTTTGCTGCTGAATGCAGCGCTGGTTTTTCGCCCACATGTGCCGCCGGTGAAAGAAGCAAGGGCGTGGTTGCCATTTTTGCAAACGGTGCTGGCTGCATTGGCGGATCACGCTGAAGATGCAGGTAAAACGCCGCCTACGCTTGTCTTGTGGGGAAAAATCGCCGTGCAACTGGAGGCGTTTCCCGAGAGTGCGCGTTTCCCGAAAAAAGTTTCCGAGCACCCGTATAACCTGAGCTTTATCGGCAATCAGGTCATGCAGAATTTATTCGGTGACATGCAGCTACTGAAAAAGAATTCGGCTTAA
- the uvrB2 gene encoding UvrABC system protein B (Protein uvrB) (Excinuclease ABC subunit B) (Evidence 2a : Function of homologous gene experimentally demonstrated in an other organism; PubMedId : 2843804, 89367292, 90237003, 90368795, 99400633, 99419077, 12145219; Product type e : enzyme) gives MTDLSQVADSIDESKIVTFPDSPFRLYQPFPPAGDQPTAIAKLVEGIEDGLFYQTLLGVTGSGKTYTVANVIARMGRPAIVFAPNKTLAAQLYSEFREFFPQNAVEYFVSYYDYYQPEAYVPQRDLFIEKDSSINEHIEQMRLSCTKSLMERRDVVIIATVSAIYGIGNPSEYHQMILTLRAKDKVSQRDVIARLIAMQYTRNEVDFGRGTFRVRGDTIDIFPAEHAELAIRLEMFDDEIESLQLFDPLTGRVKQKIPRFTVYPGSHYVTPRATVLRAIDTIKDELRERLEFFRKENKLIEEQRLEQRTRFDLEMMQEIGFTKGIENYSRHLSGAKAGDPPPTLVDYLPQDALMFMDESHVLMGQLNGMYNGDRARKTNLVDYGFRLPSALDNRPLRFDEFEGKMRQMVFVSATPADYENAHADQVVEQVVRPTGLVDPLISVRPASTQVDDLMTEITDRVKKHERVLVTTLTKRMSEQLTEFLSDNGIKVRYLHSDIDTVERVEIIRDLRLGTFDVLVGINLLREGLDLPEVSLVAILDADKEGFLRSERSLIQTIGRAARNLNGMAILYGDKVTDSMRRAIDETERRRAKQMAFNTANNITPVGIKKHIRELIDGVYSQQDAREEFNAAQEHAKYEAMSEKQVSKEIKRLEKQMLGHAKNLEFEKAAQVRDQLRILKEQLFGAPGEDHIVPA, from the coding sequence ATGACTGATTTGTCCCAAGTTGCTGATTCCATTGACGAGTCGAAGATCGTCACCTTCCCGGATTCCCCGTTTCGTCTTTATCAACCCTTTCCTCCTGCGGGTGATCAACCGACGGCTATTGCCAAGTTGGTTGAAGGGATCGAGGACGGTTTGTTCTACCAGACCTTACTGGGGGTGACGGGTTCAGGCAAGACTTATACGGTTGCCAATGTCATCGCCCGCATGGGCCGGCCGGCGATTGTCTTTGCGCCGAACAAGACACTGGCGGCCCAGCTTTACAGCGAATTTCGCGAGTTTTTCCCGCAAAATGCGGTGGAATATTTCGTCAGTTATTACGATTATTACCAGCCGGAAGCCTACGTTCCGCAACGCGACTTGTTCATCGAGAAAGATTCATCGATCAACGAGCATATCGAACAGATGCGCCTGTCCTGCACCAAATCCCTGATGGAGCGGCGCGATGTGGTGATCATTGCAACGGTATCGGCAATCTACGGTATCGGCAATCCGAGCGAATACCATCAGATGATTCTGACCTTGCGCGCCAAGGACAAGGTCAGCCAGCGCGACGTGATCGCGCGTCTGATCGCGATGCAATATACGCGCAATGAAGTCGATTTCGGTCGCGGTACTTTCCGCGTGCGTGGCGATACCATCGATATTTTCCCGGCAGAACATGCCGAACTGGCAATTCGCCTGGAGATGTTCGATGATGAAATTGAAAGCCTGCAGCTGTTCGACCCGCTGACCGGCCGTGTCAAACAGAAGATTCCGCGTTTTACGGTTTATCCCGGTTCGCACTACGTGACGCCGCGTGCCACCGTGCTGCGCGCGATTGACACGATCAAGGATGAATTGCGCGAACGCCTGGAATTTTTCCGCAAGGAAAACAAGCTGATTGAAGAGCAGCGTCTTGAGCAGCGTACCCGCTTCGATCTGGAGATGATGCAGGAAATCGGCTTTACCAAAGGCATCGAAAACTATTCGCGCCATCTGAGCGGCGCCAAGGCGGGCGATCCGCCGCCAACGCTGGTGGATTACCTGCCGCAGGATGCCTTGATGTTCATGGACGAATCGCATGTGCTGATGGGACAGCTCAACGGCATGTACAACGGCGACAGGGCGCGCAAAACCAATCTGGTTGATTACGGATTCCGCCTGCCGTCGGCGCTGGATAACCGGCCGCTACGCTTTGACGAGTTCGAGGGCAAGATGCGGCAGATGGTGTTCGTGTCCGCGACGCCGGCCGATTATGAAAATGCGCATGCCGATCAGGTGGTCGAGCAGGTGGTGCGGCCAACGGGCCTGGTTGATCCATTGATCAGCGTGCGCCCGGCCTCGACCCAGGTCGACGATCTGATGACAGAAATCACCGATCGCGTGAAAAAGCACGAGCGTGTGCTGGTCACAACGCTGACCAAGCGCATGTCGGAACAACTGACGGAATTTCTCAGCGATAACGGCATCAAGGTGCGTTACCTGCACAGCGATATCGATACGGTCGAACGGGTGGAAATCATTCGGGATCTGCGTCTCGGCACCTTTGATGTGCTGGTCGGCATCAACTTGTTGCGCGAAGGCCTCGATTTGCCGGAGGTATCGCTGGTGGCGATTTTGGATGCGGACAAGGAAGGTTTCCTGCGTTCCGAGCGCAGTCTGATCCAGACGATAGGCCGTGCTGCACGTAACCTGAACGGCATGGCCATTCTCTACGGTGACAAGGTGACCGATTCGATGCGACGGGCGATAGACGAGACTGAGCGTCGTCGCGCCAAGCAGATGGCTTTCAATACTGCAAATAACATTACGCCGGTCGGTATCAAGAAGCACATTCGCGAGTTGATCGATGGCGTCTACAGCCAGCAGGATGCGCGTGAAGAATTCAATGCGGCGCAGGAGCATGCGAAGTATGAGGCGATGAGCGAGAAGCAGGTCAGCAAGGAAATCAAGCGACTTGAAAAGCAGATGCTCGGCCATGCAAAAAATCTGGAATTCGAAAAGGCGGCGCAAGTGCGCGATCAATTGCGGATATTGAAGGAGCAATTGTTCGGTGCGCCGGGCGAAGATCATATCGTGCCCGCTTGA
- the aspC gene encoding Aspartate aminotransferase (Transaminase A) (AspAT) (Evidence 2a : Function of homologous gene experimentally demonstrated in an other organism; PubMedId : 77165127, 88007418, 89207443, 10417420, 3308851, 3521591, 3907634; Product type e : enzyme) — translation MNAPIPASLLNAIEMAPRDPILGITEAFNADKNPNKINLGVGVYNDDNGKLPLLECVRKAEAQLMEKLSPRGYLPIDGLAAYDKAVQELVFGADSSVVKDKRAVTAQAIGGTGALKLGADFLKRFAPNAQVWISDPSWENHRALFESAGFVVNNYPYYDAATRGVNFAGMLDTLKSIPSGSIVLLHACCHNPTGADLNDAQWLEVLNVVTTRGLIPFLDMAYQGFGDGIEADGKVVRQFAEAGGPVFVSNSFSKSFSLYGERVGALSIVSSNAEEASRVLSQLKRVIRTNYSNPPMHGGQVVATALASPELRALWEEELAGMRVRIREMRQAFVQKLKEQAPAHNFDFVTKQRGMFSYSGLTKPQVDRLRDEFSIYAVDTGRICVAALNTKNIDYVIAAIAKVL, via the coding sequence ATGAACGCACCTATTCCTGCTTCGCTCCTCAACGCCATCGAAATGGCGCCCCGTGACCCGATTCTTGGCATTACCGAGGCGTTTAACGCCGACAAGAATCCAAATAAGATCAATCTAGGTGTCGGCGTTTACAACGACGACAACGGTAAATTGCCGCTGCTGGAATGCGTACGCAAAGCCGAAGCGCAATTGATGGAAAAACTGTCGCCACGCGGCTACCTGCCTATCGACGGTCTGGCTGCTTACGATAAAGCAGTGCAGGAACTCGTATTTGGTGCCGATAGTTCAGTAGTCAAGGACAAACGTGCAGTGACCGCGCAGGCAATCGGCGGCACAGGCGCATTGAAGCTCGGCGCTGACTTCCTGAAACGCTTTGCACCTAACGCGCAAGTCTGGATCAGCGATCCAAGTTGGGAAAACCACCGCGCGCTGTTTGAATCGGCCGGTTTCGTAGTCAACAACTACCCGTACTACGACGCAGCAACCCGCGGCGTGAACTTCGCCGGCATGCTGGACACACTCAAATCGATTCCTAGCGGCTCGATCGTTCTGTTGCACGCTTGCTGCCACAATCCAACCGGCGCCGATCTGAACGACGCACAATGGCTGGAAGTGTTGAATGTTGTCACGACACGCGGCTTGATTCCATTCCTCGACATGGCTTACCAGGGTTTTGGCGACGGCATCGAAGCCGACGGCAAAGTCGTACGCCAGTTCGCTGAAGCAGGCGGCCCGGTATTCGTATCGAACTCCTTCTCCAAATCGTTCTCGCTGTACGGCGAACGCGTTGGCGCATTGAGCATCGTTTCCAGCAACGCAGAAGAAGCATCGCGCGTCCTGTCGCAATTGAAACGCGTCATCCGCACCAACTACTCCAACCCGCCTATGCACGGCGGTCAAGTCGTCGCAACCGCTCTGGCATCGCCAGAATTGCGCGCACTGTGGGAAGAAGAGCTGGCCGGCATGCGCGTACGCATTCGCGAAATGCGTCAAGCGTTTGTACAGAAGCTTAAAGAACAGGCCCCTGCGCACAACTTCGATTTCGTCACCAAACAACGCGGCATGTTCTCGTACTCCGGCCTGACCAAACCGCAAGTGGATCGTCTGCGCGATGAGTTCTCGATTTACGCTGTCGACACCGGCCGCATCTGCGTTGCAGCGCTGAATACAAAAAACATCGATTACGTCATTGCGGCAATCGCGAAAGTTCTTTAA
- a CDS encoding Hypothetical protein (Evidence 5 : No homology to any previously reported sequences): MTRLQCLKCNHYQLSRKKCKAFPRGIPSKIYDGDFDHTMAFEGDRGIRYVDLEIPASKEDQREKTLKLVRIDFDAGEGVIEHYSLINSETRETTNYLVLSLPEKLRDKRNGS; the protein is encoded by the coding sequence ATGACCCGTTTGCAGTGTTTGAAGTGTAATCACTACCAACTATCGAGAAAGAAGTGTAAAGCTTTCCCTCGCGGCATTCCGTCAAAAATTTATGATGGTGATTTCGATCACACCATGGCATTTGAAGGTGATAGGGGTATTAGATATGTTGATCTTGAAATACCCGCTAGCAAAGAAGACCAAAGAGAGAAAACTCTTAAGTTAGTTCGTATTGATTTTGATGCGGGGGAAGGGGTGATAGAGCATTACAGCTTAATCAATTCTGAAACGCGAGAGACAACGAATTATCTTGTGTTGTCATTGCCAGAAAAGTTAAGAGATAAGAGAAATGGTTCATAG
- a CDS encoding hypothetical protein (Evidence 5 : No homology to any previously reported sequences) — protein MPQVTNTSSSALNGDRALQHGDTDTLGFRDVALQIATALADRASDGGLVVGVEGAWGSGKSSLLFLIEEELGKLPKEIRPTIINFRPWLVGNRDALLKNLFSSLRKAIDQVASAAGDSSGKVDAKAKEAVAALRKFTVALSKAGALVEVAGDVTAFAPMKWAGKGLTALRNIGKEKPDEPVLDELKEKLIKSLRDLGHRFIVTIDDVDRLEPKEVIEILRLTRSVADFPNVIYLLSYDSVACPQTERHRIKLTELAVQSQLG, from the coding sequence ATGCCCCAAGTAACAAATACATCATCCTCGGCGCTGAACGGCGATCGAGCACTTCAGCATGGTGACACGGATACTCTTGGGTTTCGCGATGTTGCGTTACAGATTGCGACAGCGCTAGCAGATCGTGCTTCGGATGGCGGACTAGTTGTTGGGGTTGAAGGTGCTTGGGGATCAGGTAAATCGAGCTTATTGTTTCTTATTGAGGAAGAATTAGGAAAACTCCCCAAAGAAATTCGTCCCACGATAATTAATTTTCGGCCATGGTTGGTCGGAAATCGCGACGCACTTTTGAAAAATTTGTTCTCCTCACTAAGGAAAGCTATTGATCAAGTTGCGTCAGCAGCAGGTGATTCCTCAGGAAAAGTGGATGCAAAAGCTAAGGAGGCTGTAGCAGCACTTCGTAAGTTTACGGTCGCACTCAGTAAAGCTGGTGCGTTGGTGGAGGTAGCCGGGGATGTCACAGCATTCGCCCCTATGAAGTGGGCAGGAAAAGGTTTAACCGCTCTACGAAATATCGGGAAGGAAAAACCTGATGAACCCGTCCTCGACGAACTCAAAGAAAAACTGATCAAATCCCTACGGGATTTGGGACATAGGTTCATTGTCACCATTGATGACGTTGATCGACTCGAACCGAAAGAAGTCATCGAAATCTTGAGGCTGACACGGTCAGTAGCGGATTTCCCTAATGTTATCTATCTGCTTAGCTATGACAGTGTGGCCTGTCCCCAAACTGAAAGACACCGCATTAAGCTAACTGAGCTTGCTGTTCAAAGTCAATTGGGCTGA